A genome region from Terriglobia bacterium includes the following:
- a CDS encoding AI-2E family transporter, translating to MGFLDRRTLSVLLTIAVTVGVIALIWAARRPVMAFIFAIFFAHLLEPVVGRFEEWLHLSRGKAVAVTYLAMAVGLLVFGLTVGPRVIHQGARLPSLLEKVKSGSIAWQVGSEQGWSRATEARIQNWLATHQNDIARYAGGVTDYVAQAASNLAWILLVPVLAVFFLKDRSKLGASVVQLLGASHRRKFLASILSDLDSMLGQYIRAQLLLVFFAFVAYGVFLLIARVPYAFAVAAIAGVLEFIPIAGPLMALGILMGIAFLTGYSHWLVLAGFWIVWRGIQDYVNTPRVMGKGLDLHPLLSIFAILVGGELGGVIGIFLSIPAVAALRILWINWTHRGFVRKAA from the coding sequence ATGGGATTCCTCGACCGGCGGACGCTTTCGGTACTCCTGACGATTGCCGTAACTGTCGGCGTCATCGCGCTGATATGGGCGGCGCGCCGGCCGGTGATGGCATTTATCTTTGCGATCTTCTTTGCCCACCTGCTGGAGCCCGTCGTCGGCCGCTTCGAAGAGTGGCTGCATTTATCCCGCGGCAAGGCAGTGGCCGTCACGTATCTCGCGATGGCCGTGGGACTTCTGGTATTCGGGTTGACCGTCGGTCCGCGCGTCATTCATCAGGGCGCGCGGCTGCCGTCTCTGCTGGAGAAGGTAAAGTCCGGAAGCATTGCGTGGCAGGTGGGCAGCGAGCAGGGATGGAGCCGCGCCACGGAAGCCCGGATCCAGAACTGGCTTGCGACGCACCAGAACGATATCGCGCGGTATGCCGGCGGCGTCACGGACTACGTTGCACAGGCGGCGTCGAATCTCGCCTGGATACTGCTGGTGCCGGTGCTGGCGGTTTTCTTCCTGAAAGACCGCTCGAAGCTGGGAGCGTCGGTCGTCCAGTTGCTCGGCGCATCGCACCGCCGCAAGTTTCTCGCAAGTATTCTCTCCGACCTGGACTCGATGCTCGGGCAATACATCCGCGCGCAGCTGCTCCTGGTGTTTTTCGCGTTCGTCGCCTACGGCGTGTTTCTGCTGATTGCGCGCGTTCCGTACGCCTTTGCCGTAGCGGCCATCGCCGGTGTGCTGGAGTTCATTCCGATCGCCGGGCCGCTGATGGCCCTGGGGATACTCATGGGAATTGCGTTCCTGACAGGCTATTCCCATTGGCTGGTTCTGGCCGGATTCTGGATCGTCTGGCGCGGGATTCAGGACTACGTCAACACGCCGCGCGTGATGGGCAAGGGGTTGGACCTGCATCCATTGCTGTCTATTTTTGCAATTCTGGTCGGCGGCGAACTGGGCGGGGTCATTGGGATCTTCTTATCGATTCCGGCGGTTGCTGCCCTTCGAATCCTCTGGATCAACTGGACACACCGCGGATTCGTGAGAAAAGCCGCTTAG
- a CDS encoding ABC transporter permease translates to MNLNRTSAIVIRHLYLVSGSPARVLPLFAWVAIDMVLWGFITKYLNAVSAAKMDFVPIFLGAVLLWDFFTRVMHGVTMAFMEDVWSRNFLNIFATPLSISEYVGGLVISSIGTSTIGLIVMIVLASSIFGLSFLAYGIALVPFLLVLFLFGIALGILGAATVLRFGPASEWFIWPIPALVSPLAGVFYPIAILPRWMQYICRALPPAYVFENVRAIVAHNPLSESGLGIGVALAVVDVVAACWIFARVYRHSVRTGLIARYSAETVN, encoded by the coding sequence ATGAACCTGAACCGGACCTCCGCAATCGTGATCCGTCACTTGTACCTCGTCAGCGGAAGCCCCGCCCGTGTGCTGCCCCTGTTTGCATGGGTTGCGATCGACATGGTGCTCTGGGGATTCATCACCAAGTATCTCAATGCGGTCAGCGCGGCCAAGATGGACTTTGTGCCGATATTTCTCGGCGCCGTTCTGCTCTGGGACTTCTTCACCCGCGTGATGCATGGCGTCACGATGGCATTCATGGAAGATGTGTGGTCGCGGAATTTCCTGAACATCTTCGCAACGCCCCTGTCGATCTCCGAATACGTCGGCGGTCTGGTAATCTCCAGCATCGGCACGAGCACCATCGGTCTGATCGTGATGATTGTGCTCGCGAGTTCGATCTTCGGTTTGTCGTTTCTGGCTTATGGAATCGCCCTGGTGCCGTTCCTTCTCGTGCTGTTTTTGTTCGGAATTGCGCTTGGGATCCTGGGCGCCGCCACGGTTTTGAGATTCGGGCCCGCGTCGGAGTGGTTCATCTGGCCGATTCCGGCGCTGGTCTCCCCGCTTGCGGGTGTGTTCTACCCGATCGCGATACTGCCGCGATGGATGCAGTACATCTGCAGGGCGCTGCCGCCGGCCTACGTCTTCGAGAATGTCCGGGCCATTGTGGCCCACAACCCATTGTCTGAAAGTGGCTTGGGTATCGGCGTGGCGCTGGCGGTGGTGGACGTGGTTGCGGCCTGCTGGATATTCGCACGGGTTTACCGGCACAGCGTCCGGACAGGGCTGATTGCCCGTTACTCTGCAGAAACCGTGAATTAG
- a CDS encoding ABC transporter ATP-binding protein has protein sequence MANVLAVESLGKQYGETVAVKNVSFHVARNEIVGLLGPNGAGKTTTINMILGVLEPTSGSILIEGIDVAKQRSKALQRTNFAAVYAPLPGNLSVYQNLRVFGLIYDVEDLRPRIETLLHQFELERFRDTKAGVLSSGEQTRLCLAKAMLNDPHLLLLDEPTASLDPATAQEIRQKIRNMADKGACGVLWTSHNMYEVEDVCDRVLFLARGKILLEGDPRTLPKAHGMETLEELFIAVARE, from the coding sequence GTGGCGAACGTTCTTGCTGTCGAGAGCCTGGGCAAACAGTACGGCGAGACTGTTGCAGTGAAGAACGTTTCCTTTCACGTTGCGCGCAATGAGATCGTCGGGCTGCTCGGTCCGAACGGCGCCGGCAAGACCACAACGATCAACATGATTCTCGGCGTCCTGGAGCCGACGTCCGGTTCGATCCTCATCGAAGGCATCGACGTCGCGAAGCAACGTTCGAAGGCGCTTCAACGCACCAATTTCGCGGCCGTCTATGCGCCGCTGCCCGGCAATCTTTCCGTTTATCAGAACCTGCGCGTTTTCGGGCTCATCTATGACGTCGAGGATCTTCGGCCGCGAATCGAAACGCTGCTTCATCAATTCGAACTGGAGCGGTTCCGCGACACGAAAGCAGGCGTCCTTTCGTCGGGAGAGCAAACGCGGTTGTGTCTCGCAAAAGCCATGCTGAACGATCCGCACCTTCTGCTGCTCGACGAGCCGACGGCTTCCCTGGACCCCGCCACGGCGCAGGAGATCCGGCAGAAGATCCGGAACATGGCGGACAAGGGCGCGTGCGGCGTCCTCTGGACCTCGCACAACATGTATGAGGTCGAGGATGTGTGCGACCGCGTGCTGTTTCTCGCGCGCGGCAAAATTCTGCTCGAAGGCGATCCCCGGACACTTCCGAAAGCGCACGGCATGGAAACTCTCGAAGAGCTTTTTATCGCAGTGGCGCGCGAATGA
- a CDS encoding DNA-directed RNA polymerase — translation MDGTCNGYQHLSAMGRDPIGGRATNLVPGMKPQDIYRDVAEAAGWLIAEAAADPRSAHHFWARQLLGKIDREVAKDATMTKPYGARRGTIYKKLLQTEAIKSCINPPECARYLAKVLDESIPKVAIEAGKIMTWMRQVASIIGKANRPMAWTTPTDFYVAHGPREPKKIRVTTSDCTLTLFATDEKRKIDLRKLVDGIVAHFVHSMDAAHMMLTTHRLVAEGLCHFAMVHDSFGVHACDVDLLHRVLREEFVRIYSQPILQKFLDEQRQAHPDLDFPEPPSPGDLDIRQVLDSPYFFA, via the coding sequence ATGGACGGCACGTGTAACGGCTATCAGCACCTCAGTGCCATGGGCCGCGATCCGATTGGCGGCCGGGCAACGAACCTGGTGCCGGGAATGAAACCCCAAGATATTTATCGGGATGTTGCCGAGGCCGCCGGTTGGCTTATCGCCGAGGCCGCCGCGGATCCCCGCTCAGCCCATCACTTCTGGGCGCGGCAACTGCTTGGGAAAATCGATCGCGAGGTCGCCAAGGATGCGACGATGACCAAACCTTACGGTGCCAGGCGCGGCACGATCTACAAGAAACTGCTCCAGACCGAGGCCATCAAGAGCTGCATCAATCCACCCGAGTGCGCCCGTTATCTGGCTAAAGTATTGGATGAAAGCATTCCCAAGGTCGCCATCGAAGCGGGGAAGATTATGACCTGGATGCGGCAGGTCGCTTCCATTATCGGCAAGGCGAACCGGCCCATGGCGTGGACCACACCAACTGATTTTTATGTCGCTCATGGCCCGCGGGAGCCGAAAAAAATCCGAGTCACGACATCCGATTGCACCCTCACCCTGTTTGCAACTGATGAAAAGCGGAAGATCGACTTGCGGAAGCTGGTGGACGGCATCGTCGCTCACTTCGTCCATTCCATGGACGCGGCGCACATGATGCTGACGACCCATCGGCTGGTCGCCGAAGGTCTCTGTCATTTCGCGATGGTCCACGACAGCTTTGGCGTCCATGCCTGCGACGTCGACCTGCTCCATCGCGTTCTGCGCGAGGAATTCGTTCGCATCTATTCTCAACCCATCCTGCAGAAGTTTCTGGACGAACAGAGGCAAGCCCATCCCGACCTGGATTTCCCGGAACCTCCCAGCCCCGGAGACCTCGATATCCGCCAGGTCCTCGACTCCCCTTATTTCTTTGCGTAA
- a CDS encoding UbiX family flavin prenyltransferase — MRLIIGITGATGTVFGVRALQILRDAGSETHLVLSKWGARTLLHETPHTTEYVKSLATRAYGEADQGAAISSGSFLTDGMLIAPCSVRTLAAIAHGHGDNLIHRAADVVLKERRKLVLMVRETPLSDIHLENMLKLSRMGVVIMPPMPAFYTNPQSLDDVINHTVMRALDQFGLHLDTAGRWGEEHATKTEESS; from the coding sequence ATGCGATTGATCATCGGAATCACGGGTGCAACGGGCACCGTGTTTGGAGTCCGGGCTCTTCAGATATTGCGGGATGCGGGTAGCGAAACGCACCTCGTGCTCAGCAAATGGGGCGCCCGGACCCTGCTTCATGAGACGCCGCACACCACTGAATATGTGAAGTCGCTGGCTACGCGCGCTTACGGCGAAGCGGATCAGGGCGCGGCGATTTCGAGCGGCTCGTTTTTAACCGACGGCATGCTTATTGCGCCCTGCAGCGTGCGAACGCTGGCGGCGATCGCCCACGGTCATGGCGACAACTTGATTCACCGTGCCGCCGATGTGGTTCTGAAAGAGCGGCGCAAACTGGTGCTGATGGTGCGCGAAACGCCGCTGAGCGACATCCATCTCGAAAACATGTTGAAGCTCTCGCGAATGGGCGTGGTCATCATGCCGCCGATGCCCGCCTTTTACACGAATCCGCAATCGCTTGATGATGTGATCAACCATACGGTCATGCGGGCTCTCGATCAATTCGGCCTTCATTTGGATACGGCCGGCCGCTGGGGAGAAGAACACGCCACAAAAACCGAAGAAAGCAGTTAG